The Methyloferula stellata AR4 genome includes a window with the following:
- a CDS encoding FAD-dependent oxidoreductase: protein MTTRNIDHLLIGGGVASAVAAEVLRLEGAAGSILILSAESLLPYYRPPLSKQFLVGKRDEAQLLVHPASFYREQNIEVALNTKAIAVDPVAQTVMTAALEQIHYESLLIATGASPTRLSVPGATLPGVLYLRTAADSEAIRREVAAGAKRAVVLGASFLGMEIAMSLMELGVHVTIIERGGLVLPHLEAPTISEYFRQHVEAKGASMLLYDAPVALHGPDRVREVETRSGQRLPCDMVVVNIGVTPATEFLEGSGIHLYEGLVVVDDMLRTNVPHVFAAGDVTSFYDPVFTMRRHIEHLDSAAKQGRLAAKNMLGRRQCYDEVSYFFCDIGDISFNVLGAPEKASERIARGALDAHSYALFYLKDDVLRALFSIGRPAEETRKAEGLIRYRANILPIKEHLHDQDFALDRIPPQTVLILQGGGALGAFECGVVKALEEERIFPDIVAGISIGALNGAIIAGNPHHATQALEAFWAELAVSTHFGPFREANRAATSMEILMFGVPNFFKPRWLPSFFGPVTSPSSWTSYYDTTPMKTLISKYVDFPKLKASPVRLLVGAVNVTTAELEVFDSYVDDLTPDHVLASGSLPPGFPWTIIDGKAYWDGGIISNSPLDIVVDRCGPDGKRVFIVDLFAGQRPLPTNMMEVMARRDEIVYSERVRSDLRFRETVRAYRWLVEGLLNYVDPAELAKIKQRPLFIELMGDGVATTITRFIRAGTTGEPSSRDYDFSDTAIRTNQCDGYELVKKTLAGE from the coding sequence ATGACAACGCGGAACATTGACCACCTCCTGATCGGAGGCGGAGTCGCCAGCGCGGTCGCCGCCGAAGTGCTCCGGCTCGAAGGCGCAGCGGGCTCGATTCTGATTTTGTCGGCCGAGAGTCTGCTGCCCTATTACCGGCCGCCGCTCTCCAAACAGTTTCTGGTCGGCAAGCGGGACGAAGCGCAACTCCTCGTTCATCCGGCGAGCTTCTATCGCGAGCAGAACATCGAAGTCGCGCTGAACACCAAGGCCATCGCGGTCGATCCTGTTGCGCAGACCGTGATGACCGCGGCGCTTGAGCAAATCCATTATGAGAGCCTTTTGATCGCGACCGGGGCGAGCCCAACGCGCCTTTCGGTTCCGGGAGCGACGCTGCCCGGCGTGCTTTATTTACGGACCGCCGCGGACAGCGAAGCGATCCGGCGCGAGGTCGCAGCAGGTGCGAAACGGGCCGTCGTGCTTGGCGCGAGCTTCCTCGGCATGGAAATCGCCATGTCTCTCATGGAGCTTGGCGTGCATGTCACGATCATAGAACGGGGTGGTCTTGTCCTCCCGCATCTCGAAGCGCCGACCATCAGCGAATATTTCAGACAGCATGTGGAGGCTAAAGGCGCCTCCATGCTGCTTTACGATGCGCCCGTCGCGCTGCACGGCCCGGACCGGGTGCGCGAGGTCGAGACCCGGTCAGGACAGCGCCTGCCCTGCGATATGGTCGTGGTCAATATTGGCGTGACGCCCGCGACCGAGTTCCTGGAGGGAAGCGGCATCCACTTGTATGAAGGCCTCGTCGTCGTCGACGACATGCTGCGGACAAATGTGCCGCATGTCTTCGCCGCGGGCGATGTGACGAGCTTCTACGATCCGGTTTTCACGATGCGCCGCCATATCGAACATTTGGACAGCGCCGCGAAGCAAGGGCGCCTCGCCGCTAAAAACATGCTCGGCCGCCGGCAATGCTATGATGAGGTCTCTTATTTTTTCTGCGACATCGGCGACATCAGCTTCAACGTTCTAGGTGCGCCAGAAAAGGCAAGCGAGCGGATTGCCAGAGGCGCGCTCGATGCGCATTCCTACGCCCTTTTCTATCTCAAGGACGATGTGCTGCGGGCGCTGTTCTCGATCGGCCGCCCGGCTGAAGAAACCAGAAAGGCCGAAGGACTTATAAGATACCGTGCCAATATTCTGCCGATCAAGGAACATCTGCACGATCAAGACTTCGCGCTTGACCGGATCCCGCCGCAGACCGTGCTGATCCTGCAAGGCGGCGGCGCGCTCGGGGCTTTCGAATGCGGAGTGGTGAAGGCGCTCGAAGAGGAGCGGATTTTTCCCGATATCGTCGCCGGCATTTCGATCGGCGCTTTGAACGGCGCGATCATCGCCGGCAATCCGCATCACGCAACGCAAGCTCTCGAAGCCTTCTGGGCGGAGCTCGCGGTCTCGACGCATTTCGGGCCGTTTCGTGAAGCGAACCGCGCCGCGACTTCGATGGAAATTCTCATGTTCGGTGTGCCGAATTTCTTCAAGCCGCGATGGTTGCCGTCATTCTTCGGCCCGGTGACCTCGCCGTCGAGCTGGACCAGCTATTACGACACCACGCCGATGAAGACGCTGATCTCAAAATATGTCGACTTCCCCAAATTGAAGGCGAGCCCCGTCCGCCTGCTGGTGGGTGCCGTCAATGTGACGACGGCCGAACTCGAAGTCTTCGACAGCTATGTCGATGATCTGACGCCCGACCATGTGCTCGCCAGCGGCAGTCTGCCGCCGGGTTTTCCGTGGACGATCATCGACGGAAAAGCCTATTGGGATGGCGGTATCATCAGCAATTCGCCGCTCGATATTGTCGTCGATCGCTGCGGGCCGGACGGAAAGCGCGTCTTCATCGTCGATCTCTTCGCCGGGCAGCGGCCATTGCCGACGAATATGATGGAGGTCATGGCGCGGCGTGACGAGATCGTTTACTCGGAACGCGTTCGAAGCGATCTTCGCTTTCGCGAGACGGTCAGAGCCTATCGCTGGCTGGTCGAAGGTCTGCTGAACTATGTCGATCC
- the xoxF5 gene encoding lanthanide-dependent methanol dehydrogenase XoxF5 has product MIKHIPIACATAALLATAPAFANEDLIKLSQNPKDWVMPAGDYASQRYTTLKQITPENVKHLTPAWTFSTGVLRGHEGGPLVLGDVMYVHTPFPNIVYALDLNNEGRILWKYEPKQDPNVIPVMCCDTVNRGLAYGDGKIFLYQADTTLVALDAKTGDVKWSIKNGDPSKGQTGTSAPYVVKDKVLVGISGGEYGVRGYLSAYDIKGGKLAWRAFSTGPDNEMLLDPEKTTALGKPLGKDSSLSSWEGEQWKTGGGDTWGWISYDPALNLIYYGTGNPSTWNPAQRPGDNKWSLSIFARDADTGVAKWVYQMTPHDEWDYDGINEMILTDQKFDGKDRKLLTHFDRNGFGYTLDRTNGELLVAQKYDPAVNWASSIDLDKKSPNYGKPIRVKQYSTQGNGEDVNTKGVCPAALGSKDEQPAAFSPVTQLFYAPTNHVCMDYEPFHVSYTAGQPYVGATLSMFPPPGDRNMGNFIAWDNIKGKIVWADKEQFSVWSGALATSTGVVFYGTLEGYLKAVDAKTGKELYKFKTPSGIIGNVNAYEHDGKEYIAVLSGVGGWAGIGLAAGLSKGTDGLGAVGGYAALSNYTALGGQLTVFALPNP; this is encoded by the coding sequence ATGATCAAGCATATACCGATCGCTTGCGCCACGGCCGCCCTATTGGCCACGGCTCCGGCCTTTGCGAATGAAGACCTCATAAAACTGTCGCAGAACCCTAAGGATTGGGTGATGCCGGCCGGCGATTATGCGTCGCAGCGCTATACGACGCTGAAGCAGATCACGCCCGAAAACGTGAAGCATCTCACGCCGGCCTGGACCTTCTCGACCGGCGTTCTGCGCGGCCATGAAGGCGGCCCGCTCGTCTTGGGCGATGTGATGTATGTCCACACGCCTTTTCCCAATATCGTCTATGCGCTCGATCTCAACAACGAGGGCCGTATCCTCTGGAAATATGAGCCGAAGCAGGATCCGAACGTCATTCCGGTGATGTGCTGCGATACGGTGAACCGCGGTCTCGCCTATGGCGACGGCAAGATCTTCCTTTATCAGGCAGATACCACGCTCGTCGCGCTCGATGCCAAGACGGGCGACGTTAAATGGTCGATCAAGAATGGCGATCCGAGCAAAGGTCAGACCGGCACCTCGGCGCCTTACGTCGTGAAGGACAAGGTCCTCGTTGGCATTTCCGGCGGCGAATATGGCGTGCGCGGCTATCTCAGCGCCTATGACATCAAGGGCGGCAAGCTTGCATGGCGCGCCTTCTCGACCGGCCCGGACAATGAGATGCTGCTCGACCCCGAGAAAACGACCGCACTCGGCAAGCCGCTCGGCAAGGATTCAAGCCTGTCCTCCTGGGAGGGCGAGCAATGGAAGACCGGCGGTGGCGACACATGGGGATGGATCTCTTACGATCCGGCTTTGAACCTCATCTATTACGGCACAGGCAATCCATCGACTTGGAACCCCGCGCAGCGTCCTGGCGACAATAAATGGTCGCTGTCGATCTTCGCCCGCGACGCGGATACGGGCGTCGCGAAATGGGTCTATCAAATGACCCCGCATGACGAATGGGACTATGACGGTATCAACGAAATGATCCTCACGGATCAGAAGTTCGATGGCAAGGACCGCAAGCTTCTCACGCATTTCGATCGCAACGGCTTCGGCTACACACTCGATCGTACCAATGGCGAGTTGCTCGTCGCGCAGAAATACGATCCGGCGGTGAATTGGGCCTCGTCGATCGATCTCGACAAGAAGAGCCCCAATTACGGCAAGCCGATCCGCGTCAAACAATATTCGACGCAAGGCAATGGCGAGGACGTGAATACCAAGGGCGTCTGCCCGGCGGCGCTCGGCTCTAAGGACGAGCAGCCCGCCGCTTTCTCCCCGGTGACGCAACTCTTCTACGCACCGACCAACCATGTCTGCATGGACTATGAGCCCTTCCATGTGAGCTACACGGCGGGCCAGCCTTATGTCGGCGCCACTCTGTCGATGTTCCCACCGCCCGGCGATCGGAACATGGGCAATTTCATCGCCTGGGATAACATCAAGGGCAAGATCGTCTGGGCCGACAAGGAACAATTCTCGGTCTGGTCGGGCGCGCTCGCGACGTCGACCGGTGTTGTCTTCTACGGCACGCTCGAAGGCTATCTGAAGGCCGTCGACGCCAAGACCGGCAAGGAACTCTATAAGTTCAAGACGCCATCGGGCATCATCGGCAATGTGAATGCCTACGAACACGATGGGAAAGAATATATCGCCGTGCTGTCGGGCGTCGGCGGCTGGGCCGGCATCGGCCTCGCGGCCGGCCTGTCGAAAGGCACGGACGGCCTCGGCGCGGTCGGCGGTTATGCGGCTCTGTCGAATTATACCGCGCTCGGCGGTCAGCTTACGGTCTTCGCACTGCCCAATCCGTAA
- a CDS encoding (2Fe-2S) ferredoxin domain-containing protein produces MAIKDIFDRPAAPRRLLLCTGPCCDQKGEATELLTALRARLQAARLDQEIVGEASCVRRSCLGKCSGEPLAYVHPDDVWYHDLSVDTLLTILRDHVQDHRPVAEFVLEDDG; encoded by the coding sequence ATGGCCATCAAAGATATATTCGACCGTCCCGCCGCGCCGCGCCGCCTGCTTCTATGCACCGGCCCCTGCTGCGATCAGAAGGGCGAAGCGACAGAGCTGCTGACAGCCTTGCGGGCGCGTCTCCAGGCGGCACGGCTCGACCAGGAGATCGTTGGCGAGGCCTCTTGCGTGCGCCGTTCGTGCCTTGGCAAATGCAGCGGCGAACCGCTCGCCTATGTCCATCCGGACGATGTCTGGTATCATGATCTATCGGTCGATACCCTGTTGACGATCCTGCGCGATCACGTGCAGGACCATCGCCCCGTGGCGGAATTTGTCCTGGAAGATGACGGCTAA
- a CDS encoding septal ring lytic transglycosylase RlpA family protein, producing the protein MTDPFLKPGFAAACLGIAGLGFAGCAQQPQQFAHSKEYFPSSIYGAASERVVADGQPVPRGGGQYLVGKPYTVAGQTYYPAEKKHYAATGLASWYGDAFHGRRTANGEVYDRDSFSAAHPTMPLPSYARVTNLRNAHSMIVRVNDRGPFAPGRLMDVSRGVADALDFRRSGTTMVKVEYIGPAGLKGSDDRKLLATLRLDGKPASFDGKSDIPATMVAEAQPQRVASIDPSVPQARTAAVPPSNDRQALNEMAEEAVAPPGKPFAGTAPIPPSRPFDLGTIPGAGSQISGPGKTAYR; encoded by the coding sequence GTGACGGATCCTTTCCTTAAACCGGGATTTGCCGCAGCCTGTCTCGGCATCGCAGGTCTAGGCTTCGCCGGTTGCGCACAGCAGCCGCAGCAATTCGCGCATTCCAAAGAATATTTTCCGTCGTCGATCTATGGCGCAGCGAGCGAGCGTGTCGTCGCGGACGGCCAGCCGGTGCCGCGCGGCGGTGGTCAATATCTCGTCGGCAAGCCCTATACGGTGGCCGGGCAAACCTATTATCCGGCCGAGAAGAAGCATTATGCGGCAACCGGCTTGGCCTCCTGGTATGGGGATGCCTTCCATGGCCGGCGGACCGCCAATGGCGAGGTTTATGACCGCGATTCCTTCTCGGCCGCGCATCCGACCATGCCTTTGCCGAGCTATGCCCGCGTCACCAATCTGCGCAATGCGCATTCGATGATCGTGCGCGTCAACGATCGCGGACCTTTCGCGCCTGGCCGTCTGATGGATGTGTCGCGCGGCGTCGCCGATGCGCTGGATTTCCGCCGCTCGGGCACGACCATGGTCAAGGTCGAATATATCGGACCGGCCGGACTCAAGGGGTCGGACGACCGCAAATTGCTGGCAACCTTGCGGCTCGACGGCAAGCCCGCGAGTTTCGACGGCAAGAGCGATATTCCGGCGACCATGGTGGCTGAGGCTCAGCCGCAGCGCGTCGCGTCGATCGACCCTTCCGTACCGCAGGCGCGCACGGCCGCGGTTCCGCCGTCGAATGATCGCCAAGCCTTGAACGAGATGGCGGAGGAGGCGGTGGCGCCGCCCGGCAAGCCCTTTGCGGGCACCGCGCCGATCCCGCCGTCGCGGCCCTTTGACCTCGGCACGATTCCTGGCGCCGGATCGCAGATCTCCGGCCCCGGCAAGACCGCCTATCGCTGA
- a CDS encoding D-alanyl-D-alanine carboxypeptidase family protein: MKPWLLLLTLALASVPELTLAEALQTSVPSAILIDAETRTVLFEKNADEPETPASTAKVMTAELVFKEIAEGRLKLTDEFTISENAWRTGGAPSRGSSMFASLNSQVSIEDLIRGLVIDSGNDAAIALAEGVAGSEGAFATLMNRRAQELNLPHLVFTNAWGRGDPEQKVTAREMALLADHVIETYPDLYKYFGEKEFLWNKIKQPNRNPLLALNIGADGLKTGNIDNSGYGLVGSAVENGQRLIVAIYGAKNAKERSEEARKILLWGFRSFEPKTIFAKGETVGYARVFGGTSEDVPLISETPIRVLLPRESSERLTGKIVYTGPLVAPVEADKEVARLKISRGASVILDVPLRTAESVTQGSLPHRAMDAGWEYATILFRHYVEKK; this comes from the coding sequence ATGAAACCTTGGCTTTTGCTCCTTACGCTGGCCCTTGCGTCCGTCCCGGAGCTCACTCTGGCGGAAGCGCTGCAGACAAGCGTGCCTTCGGCCATATTGATCGACGCTGAAACCCGCACGGTGCTTTTCGAGAAAAACGCCGACGAGCCGGAGACCCCAGCCTCGACCGCGAAGGTCATGACAGCCGAACTGGTCTTCAAGGAAATCGCCGAAGGCCGGCTGAAACTCACAGACGAATTCACGATCAGCGAGAATGCCTGGCGGACTGGCGGCGCGCCCAGCCGTGGCTCCAGCATGTTCGCGTCGCTGAACAGCCAAGTCTCGATCGAGGATCTGATCCGCGGGCTTGTGATCGATTCCGGCAATGACGCGGCGATCGCGCTGGCCGAAGGCGTCGCTGGATCGGAAGGTGCTTTCGCGACTCTGATGAACCGGCGCGCGCAAGAGCTCAACCTGCCGCATCTCGTCTTCACCAATGCCTGGGGCCGCGGCGATCCCGAGCAAAAAGTCACGGCGCGCGAGATGGCGTTGCTCGCCGATCATGTGATCGAGACCTATCCCGATCTCTACAAATATTTCGGCGAGAAGGAATTCCTCTGGAACAAGATCAAGCAGCCGAACCGCAATCCGCTCCTTGCGCTGAACATTGGCGCGGACGGATTGAAGACCGGCAACATTGATAATAGCGGCTATGGATTGGTCGGCTCCGCCGTCGAAAATGGCCAGCGCCTGATCGTCGCGATCTATGGCGCGAAGAACGCCAAGGAACGCTCGGAGGAGGCGCGCAAGATCCTGCTTTGGGGCTTTCGCAGTTTCGAGCCGAAGACGATCTTCGCCAAGGGCGAGACCGTTGGCTACGCGCGCGTCTTTGGCGGAACCTCCGAAGACGTGCCGCTGATTTCGGAAACGCCGATCCGCGTCTTGCTGCCGCGCGAAAGCTCCGAACGCTTGACCGGCAAGATCGTCTATACGGGCCCGCTCGTCGCGCCCGTCGAAGCCGACAAGGAAGTTGCTCGCCTCAAGATCTCGCGCGGGGCCTCCGTCATTTTGGACGTTCCATTGCGAACAGCCGAAAGCGTCACGCAAGGATCGCTGCCGCATCGCGCCATGGACGCCGGATGGGAATATGCGACCATCCTGTTTCGCCATTATGTTGAGAAAAAATGA
- the tmk gene encoding dTMP kinase — protein MSLMQTGGRGSFITLEGGEGAGKSTQLQVIVEKLKALQIDALATREPGGSPGAETLREILLSGQLKHLGPKAEAILFSAARIDHVDCLIEPALAKGTWVVCDRFLDSTRAYQGALGKLDPRFLSALERVTLGDLLPDLTLILDLPADVGLARAKARRGGAGEADRFEQEDLQFHESLRAAFLAIAKAEPKRCVIIDAQRSQSEVTEAIWAAISDRLLPRLRLVEAERDAGHGA, from the coding sequence ATGAGCCTGATGCAGACGGGCGGACGCGGCTCCTTCATTACGCTTGAGGGCGGGGAAGGGGCCGGCAAGTCGACGCAGCTTCAAGTCATCGTCGAAAAATTGAAAGCGCTGCAGATCGATGCGCTTGCGACGCGCGAGCCGGGCGGCTCGCCGGGCGCCGAAACCCTGCGCGAGATATTGCTCTCGGGACAACTCAAACATCTCGGCCCCAAGGCCGAGGCGATTTTGTTTTCGGCCGCCCGCATCGATCATGTCGATTGCCTGATCGAGCCCGCGCTCGCCAAAGGCACCTGGGTCGTTTGCGATCGCTTTCTCGACTCGACTAGAGCCTATCAGGGCGCGCTTGGAAAACTCGATCCGCGCTTTCTGAGCGCGCTCGAACGCGTCACGCTCGGCGATCTCCTGCCAGACTTGACCTTGATCCTCGACCTGCCCGCCGACGTTGGCCTTGCACGCGCTAAAGCGCGACGGGGCGGGGCGGGCGAGGCCGACCGGTTCGAGCAGGAGGACCTGCAATTCCATGAGAGCTTGCGCGCCGCCTTTCTGGCCATCGCCAAAGCCGAGCCGAAGCGCTGCGTCATCATCGATGCGCAACGCAGCCAGAGCGAAGTGACCGAGGCGATCTGGGCTGCGATTTCAGACAGGCTTTTGCCGCGCCTGCGTCTGGTCGAAGCGGAAAGAGACGCCGGACATGGCGCCTAG
- a CDS encoding DNA polymerase III subunit delta' translates to MAPRGAIESLPESDAVAECPHPRDTYDLIGQAEAEQDILKAYQANALPQAIILGGPAGIGKATLAWRVARFLLAHPNPAAPEVQAAENLWVPPEHPAARQLAALSHTDLVLLRREWNEKTKKFFSEIRTEDVRGVIHLFQQAAGAGGYRICIVDSAEDLNRSGANALLKTIEEPPPKSLFLIVSHRPDSLLPTIRSRCRRILLKPLSATSIVQILDGLGPPWTGTAPEERAEAAARAQGSLHDALRLLSGSGGAFDGQIRRMLEALPQLDWQAVHALADQIAGRDGLADYETLMITIIDWLDETVKARAETGEAGSGKRLAPLAEVWEKVAEAARETEVLNLDKRPLVLSIFADLAAAARTSLV, encoded by the coding sequence ATGGCGCCTAGAGGGGCCATCGAATCCCTGCCGGAATCGGATGCGGTCGCAGAATGCCCGCATCCGCGCGACACCTATGATCTCATCGGCCAGGCCGAAGCCGAGCAAGATATACTCAAAGCCTATCAGGCGAATGCTTTGCCGCAGGCGATCATCCTCGGCGGCCCGGCGGGAATAGGCAAAGCCACATTGGCGTGGCGCGTCGCGCGGTTTCTGCTCGCGCATCCAAATCCTGCCGCGCCTGAGGTTCAAGCGGCCGAAAATCTGTGGGTGCCGCCGGAGCATCCTGCGGCCCGGCAATTGGCCGCTCTGTCCCATACCGACCTCGTACTTTTGCGGCGGGAGTGGAACGAGAAGACCAAGAAGTTCTTCTCCGAAATCCGCACCGAGGATGTGCGCGGCGTGATCCATCTGTTCCAGCAGGCGGCAGGCGCGGGCGGTTATCGCATCTGCATCGTCGACAGCGCCGAAGATCTGAACCGCTCCGGCGCCAATGCGCTCTTGAAGACGATCGAAGAGCCGCCGCCGAAATCGCTGTTTCTGATCGTTTCGCATCGTCCGGACAGTCTGTTGCCGACGATCCGCTCGCGCTGCCGTCGGATTTTGCTGAAGCCCCTCTCCGCGACCTCGATTGTGCAGATTTTGGATGGGCTTGGGCCGCCTTGGACGGGGACCGCGCCCGAAGAACGCGCCGAGGCCGCGGCACGGGCCCAGGGTTCGCTGCACGATGCTTTGCGGCTGCTCTCCGGCAGCGGCGGCGCTTTCGACGGCCAGATCCGCAGGATGCTCGAGGCTTTGCCGCAGCTCGATTGGCAGGCCGTTCACGCGCTCGCCGATCAGATTGCCGGGCGCGACGGCCTCGCGGATTATGAAACTTTGATGATTACCATCATCGATTGGCTCGACGAGACCGTCAAAGCGCGGGCGGAGACGGGCGAGGCGGGCTCCGGCAAGCGCCTTGCACCTCTGGCGGAGGTATGGGAAAAAGTCGCCGAGGCGGCGCGCGAGACCGAGGTGCTCAATCTCGACAAGCGCCCCCTGGTTCTGTCGATCTTTGCCGATCTCGCGGCGGCGGCCCGGACCAGCCTGGTCTAG
- the metG gene encoding methionine--tRNA ligase has product MSTRPQFYITTAIPYANGAPHIGHAYERIATDAIARFKRLDGYDTLFVTGMDEHGQKMQQTAAKEGITPQQLADRTAAQFEAMGEELNARADDIVRTTQPRHYAAAQEIWTRMAAAGDIYLSKYPGWYSVRDEAFFDETELTLQPDGTRIAPSGAPVEWVEEESYYFKLSAYQERLLAHYAQHPDFITPEHYRNEVIAFVERGLTDLSISRSTFDWGIPVPGDPKHIMYVWVDALTNYITGTGFPDAAAPRAKFWPADAHVIGKDITRFHAIFWPAFLMSANLPLPKRIVVHGFLFNRGEKMSKSVGNVIGPHDLVERYGTDPLRYFFLREVPFGQDGNYSHEAIVNRINADLANDIGNLAQRSLSMIGKNCGSKLPVPSDFSEADRALLDQAAALPGKARTLMQDYALHLVLAEIWRVVAEANRYFAAEEPWKKKTDLPRRDTILYVTAEVLRILAIMALPFTPEAMEKLLDLLAVPPESRNFAEAERVGGLKSGVELPSPAPIFPRYIEPEEETKA; this is encoded by the coding sequence ATGTCCACGCGCCCGCAATTCTACATCACGACCGCAATTCCTTATGCCAATGGCGCGCCGCATATAGGCCATGCCTATGAGCGGATCGCGACAGACGCCATTGCGCGCTTCAAGCGGCTCGACGGCTACGACACATTGTTCGTTACCGGCATGGACGAGCATGGTCAGAAAATGCAGCAGACGGCGGCAAAGGAAGGGATCACGCCGCAGCAATTGGCTGACCGCACGGCGGCGCAATTCGAAGCCATGGGCGAAGAGCTGAATGCGCGCGCCGACGATATCGTGCGCACGACGCAGCCTCGCCACTACGCCGCCGCGCAGGAAATCTGGACCCGTATGGCGGCGGCCGGCGACATCTATCTCTCGAAATATCCCGGCTGGTATTCGGTGCGCGACGAAGCCTTCTTCGACGAGACCGAACTGACGCTCCAGCCGGACGGAACGCGGATTGCGCCTTCCGGCGCGCCGGTCGAATGGGTCGAGGAGGAGAGCTATTATTTCAAGCTCTCGGCCTATCAGGAGAGATTGCTGGCGCACTACGCCCAGCATCCGGATTTCATCACGCCGGAGCATTACCGCAATGAGGTGATCGCCTTCGTCGAGCGCGGCCTGACCGATCTCTCGATCAGCCGCTCGACCTTCGACTGGGGCATTCCAGTGCCGGGCGATCCAAAACACATCATGTATGTTTGGGTCGACGCGCTGACGAACTATATTACAGGCACGGGCTTCCCCGACGCCGCTGCGCCGCGGGCCAAATTCTGGCCGGCCGATGCGCATGTGATCGGCAAGGATATCACACGCTTTCACGCGATCTTCTGGCCAGCGTTTTTGATGTCCGCCAATCTGCCTTTACCGAAGCGGATCGTCGTGCACGGGTTTCTGTTCAACCGCGGCGAGAAAATGTCGAAGTCGGTCGGCAATGTCATCGGCCCGCATGATCTCGTCGAGCGTTATGGCACCGATCCTTTGCGCTATTTCTTCCTGCGCGAAGTGCCCTTCGGGCAGGACGGCAATTATTCGCATGAAGCGATCGTCAATCGCATCAACGCCGATCTCGCCAATGACATCGGCAATCTGGCGCAGCGGTCCTTGTCGATGATCGGCAAGAATTGCGGGTCGAAGTTGCCAGTGCCGAGCGATTTTTCGGAGGCCGACCGGGCTTTGCTGGATCAAGCCGCGGCACTTCCGGGAAAGGCCCGCACCTTGATGCAGGATTACGCGCTGCATCTCGTGCTTGCCGAGATCTGGCGGGTCGTCGCCGAGGCGAACCGCTATTTCGCCGCCGAGGAGCCGTGGAAGAAGAAGACCGACCTGCCGCGCCGGGACACGATCCTCTATGTGACGGCGGAGGTCTTGCGCATCCTGGCGATCATGGCTTTGCCATTCACGCCGGAGGCGATGGAGAAGCTTTTGGATCTTCTGGCCGTCCCGCCGGAATCCCGCAATTTTGCCGAGGCCGAACGCGTCGGCGGTCTCAAATCGGGCGTCGAATTGCCGTCTCCGGCGCCTATCTTCCCGCGCTATATAGAGCCGGAAGAAGAAACTAAGGCTTGA
- a CDS encoding TatD family hydrolase has translation MLIDSHCHLDFPDFAPERDAVVARAQAAGLARMITISTRVDAFATISGIAEAYDPVYCTLGTHPLEAHRDPEVSVEQLVALAKHPKCVGLGEAGLDYHYDLAPRDVAHRVFRTHIAAARATGLPLVIHSRDADDDMAAILTDEMGKGAFKALLHCFTSSARLAEVGVELGLSISFSGVLTFKKSDELRAIAQKVPLDRLLVETDAPFLAPQPYRGKRNEPAYVVETAKVLASVKGVSEAEIAAATTANVLRLFSKMPAPAGFEVKGAEAAA, from the coding sequence ATGTTGATCGATTCGCACTGCCATTTGGATTTTCCGGATTTCGCGCCCGAGCGCGATGCCGTGGTTGCGCGCGCGCAGGCGGCGGGTCTGGCGCGCATGATCACGATCTCGACGCGCGTCGATGCCTTCGCCACGATCTCCGGCATCGCCGAGGCTTATGATCCGGTCTATTGCACGCTCGGCACGCATCCGCTCGAAGCGCATCGCGATCCCGAGGTCTCGGTGGAGCAGCTCGTCGCCCTGGCCAAGCATCCAAAATGCGTCGGTCTCGGCGAAGCGGGGCTCGATTATCATTACGATCTCGCGCCGCGCGATGTCGCGCATCGGGTATTTCGGACGCATATTGCGGCTGCCCGCGCGACCGGTCTGCCTCTCGTCATTCATTCACGCGATGCCGATGACGACATGGCGGCGATCCTGACCGACGAGATGGGGAAGGGGGCTTTCAAGGCGCTGCTCCATTGCTTCACCTCGTCCGCGAGGCTCGCGGAGGTGGGTGTCGAGCTTGGTCTCTCGATCTCCTTCTCGGGTGTCTTGACCTTCAAGAAATCCGACGAGCTGCGCGCCATCGCGCAAAAAGTGCCGCTCGACCGGCTGCTGGTCGAGACCGATGCGCCGTTCCTGGCGCCGCAGCCCTATCGCGGCAAGCGCAACGAGCCGGCCTATGTCGTCGAGACGGCGAAGGTTTTAGCCTCGGTCAAAGGCGTGAGCGAGGCCGAGATCGCGGCTGCGACCACGGCCAATGTGCTGCGGCTTTTTTCGAAAATGCCGGCGCCCGCCGGCTTCGAGGTCAAGGGCGCGGAGGCGGCGGCCTGA